From the genome of Colletotrichum higginsianum IMI 349063 chromosome 4, whole genome shotgun sequence, one region includes:
- a CDS encoding Polyprenyl synthetase translates to MASTINNYQDCGPMRYKSSIPVPASLYENTAYPSKFRPRISKHVDVADKACWEACDDFENATGLKLKADSVGCINPIGGNVNALWFPEAIPERLHIISYLSELLFRHDDLTDDAITPEQFDEVHGPLARFLGSESKQSDHTTKHNAMNTMQARVAIEALEQDERLGKLVIEKWKGIVSVRGQDAFMEHKTLDSYMHVRHYDAGAYSVWSQILFCCDMSLTDEELTGLEPLTWLAFTQMILWHDYCSWDKEAATYLEREEGGSNMSAVQVYMAMYGLDQYAAKDFLLSEIGRIEDEYCERKAIYMAECSPAHHITHYIGLIELCMAGNTLWHLSSRRYDPAAPLPRREDIGKVNRGPLDVFEVSKPVDSSESDGILTPVSSRLGTKRLRPFWNNQRTEYTTMTPTETSSDHKKKKKAKASHETRADLLTVSPCAWPAEPDEKDILAAYLYTAARPASGARDKLMDALDNWYRVPPNALATIRTIVRIMHNASLMLDDVHDNSPMRRGSPSAHVVFGTAQTTNSASYLMIKCVDLARRLGEDTLSCLLSELGQLHLGQSHDLAWTFHCRAPSLPEYYSHLEQKTGGLFRMASRMMRASATQNKHLDACKLMSLLGRLYQLRDDYQDITSESLSTYDDLDEGSFTLPLIHALQREDERGDVQLHSILQSARAARSASASSNNDGKLSLETKLLVREMLEEAGSLEYTRVVIRGLYNETRAMLTEIENEAGSGGKNWMLRLLTFQLKV, encoded by the exons ATGGCTTCAACAATCAATAACTACCAAGACTGCGGGCCCATGCGGTACAAGTCCTCAATTCCGGTGCCTGCATCTCTGTACGAGAACACTGCCTACCCTTCTAAGTTCCGCCCGAGAATTAGCAAACACGTGGACGTGGCCGACAAGGCGTGCTGGGAAGCGTGCGACGACTTTGAAAACGCGACTGGGTTGAAGTTGAAGGCCGACAGCGTTGGATGCATCAACCCcatcggcggcaacgtcaaCGCATTGTGGTTTCCAGAGGCCATACCAGAGAGACTCCATATCATTTCCTATCTGTCTGAACTTCTCTTCCGACACGACG ACCTTACCGACGATGCTATAACACCAGAGCAG TTCGATGAGGTCCACGGACCACTAGCGCGATTCCTCGGTTCTGAGTCGAAGCAAAGCGATCACACCACCAAGCACAACGCAATGAACACGATGCAGGCTcgcgtcgccatcgaggcgCTCGAACAGGACGAACGACTGGGCAAGCTCGTCATCGAGAAGTGGAAGGGCATCGTGAGTGTTCGCGGGCAGGACGCCTTCATGGAACACAAGACATTGGACTCGTACATGCACGTGCGGCACTACGATGCCGGAGCCTACTCGGTTTGGTCGCAAATCCTATTTTGCTGCGACATGAGCctcaccgacgaggagctcacAGGTCTGGAGCCCCTCACCTGGCTGGCTTTTACGCAGATGATCCTGTGGCATGATTACTGTTCGTGGGATAAAGAAGCAGCCACGTACCTGGAgcgcgaagaaggcggaTCCAACATGAGCGCCGTGCAGGTCTACATGGCCATGTACGGCCTCGACCAGTATGCCGCCAAGGACTTCTTGCTGTCGGAGATCGGGAGAATCGAGGACGAGTACTGCGAGAGGAAGGCGATCTACATGGCCGAGTGCTCGCCAGCACACCACATCACACACTACATCGGTCTGATTGAGTTGTGCATGGCCGGGAACACGCTGTGGCACCTGTCCTCGCGCCGATACGACCCAGCAGCTCCGCTTCCCAGACGAGAAGACATTGGCAAGGTGAACCGAGGCCCGCTTGATGTTTTCGAGGTCAGCAAGCCTGTAGATAGCTCAGAGTCGGACGGCATTCTCACTCCGGTCTCAAGCCGTCTCGGCACAAAAAGACTCAGGCCATTCTGGAACAACCAACGGACCGAGTATACCACCATGACGCCCACCGAGACCAGTTCCGAccacaagaagaagaagaaggccaaggcaTCACACGAGACTCGGGCGGATCTGCTGACCGTCTCGCCCTGCGCTTGGCCTGCCGAGccggacgagaaggacaTTCTGGCGGCTTACCTTTACACGGCGGCAAGACCTGCAAGTGGCGCCCGCGACAAGCTGATGGACGCGCTTGACAACTGGTACCGCGTTCCTCCTAACGCCCTAGCCACAATCCGCACCATCGTTCGAATCATGCACAACGCCAGTCTGATGCTCGACGACGTTCACGACAACTCGCCCATGAGGAGGGGCAGTCCGAGCGCccacgtcgtcttcggcacGGCCCAGACCACAAACTCGGCGAGCTATCTCATGATCAAGTGCGTGGACCTGGCACGGCGGCTGGGCGAAGACACCTTGTCGTGCCTCTTGTCcgagctcggccagctgcACCTCGGCCAGAGTCACGACCTGGCATGGACCTTCCATTGCAGGGCGCCCTCATTACCCGAGTACTACAGCCATCTCGAGCAGAAGACCGGCGGGCTCTTCCGCATGGCCTCCCGCATGATGCGCGCTTCGGCGACCCAGAACAAGCATCTCGACGCCTGCAAACTGATGAGCCTTCTCGGCAGGCTCTATCAGCTGCGCGACGACTATCAAGATATCACGTCGGAGTCCCTCTCAACATacgacgacctggacgaggGGAGCTTCACTCTGCCGCTGATCCACGCCCTTCAGCGCGAGGACGAACGAGGCGACGTCCAGCTGCACAGCATTCTTCAATCCGCACGGGCAGCGCGCTCTGCCTCGGCATCTTCGAATAATGATGGGAAATTGTCGCTCGAGACGAAACTGCTGGTTCGTGAGATGTTGGAGGAGGCAGGCAGCCTGGAATATACGAGGGTGGTGATCCGGGGCTTGTATAACGAGACAAGAGCCATGTTGACCGAGATAGAGAACGAAGCTGGGTCGGGTGGCAAGAATTGGATGTTGCGGTTGCTGACTTTCCAGTTAAAAGTATAA
- a CDS encoding Cytochrome P450: MIVLGLLSERLASQPMAVWTVAIIVLAVVFKATYNLFFHPLRSYPGPLLWRASRFPYIIRYTQGQIPYDLKRLHAKYGPVVRIAPDELTYNCAQAFRDIYGRNKQANGETTLFNKDPILYSAVFAEHKALIDSDGDEHRPQKRTLAYAFSHQALVERGHIITGCIDRMIEGLNAHLASPSVSVDGSSAVVDISAWTENALFDLGGQLTVGRDLNAIMSQGTVHPSLALFKRLFDWVQCYYLQFRRSPKILVNAIEGMPGFTGYDCVLPVKDVHDMVLKRMADEKHAGGDNSGDFASYLMSRAKSEGLQDDKVWINCVHLILGTPEAMPSSIISTIYHLLTTPYAYAEAVKEIREAFKSSDEITAQDVQNLPYLLACFRETLRRRPTIPGTLTRQVPKSGGWICGKFVRGDTIVGVNQFAASRSASNFHDADSYRPERWLDPRPAEFESDDRDAFNPFGYGPRKCIARNLAHLTTQTFLAKLLWEFDMELDESSRNWDDQGLYVLARRGPLLVSLRRATH; this comes from the exons atGATAGTCCTCGGGCTTCTGAGCGAGCGGCTGGCGTCGCAGCCCATGGCAGTCTGGACAGTGGCAATCATTGTTCTGGCCGTGGTATTCAAGGCGACATAcaacctcttcttccacccGCTTCGCTCCTACCCGGGACCTCTCCTGTGGCGAGCCTCGAGGTTTCCCTACATCATCCGCTACACCCAGGGCCAAATCCCCTACGACCTGAAGCGCCTGCACGCCAAGTACGGGCCCGTGGTGCGGATTGCCCCCGATGAGTTGACATACAACTGCGCCCAGGCCTTTAGGGACATCTACGGGCGTAACAAGCaggccaacggcgagacCACGCTCTTCAACAAGGACCCCATCTTGTACTCAGCTGTCTTTGCCGAACACAAGGCGCTGATTGAttccgacggcgacgagcacAGGCCGCAGAAGCGGACGCTTGCCTATGCCTTCTCGCATCAGGCCTTGGTCGAGCGAGGCCACATTATCACGGGATGCATTGACAGGATGATAGAGGGCCTCAATGCCCATCTTGCGTCGCCCTCAGTCTCGGTTGATGGCAGTTCGGCCGTGGTCGACATTAGCGCGTGGACCGAGAATGCGCTCTTCGATCTCGGCGGACAACTCACGGTGGGACGCGACCTCAACGCCATCATGTCGCAGGGCACCGTTCACCCCTCGTTGGCGCTCTTCAAGAGGCTTTTCGATTGGGTGCAGTGCTATTACCTGCAGTTTCGCCGAAGCCCCAAGATCCTGGTCAACGCCATCGAGGGCATGCCGGGATTCACGGGCTACGACTGCGTGTTGCCGGTCAAGGACGTCCACGACATGGTCCTCAAGCGAATGGCCGACGAGAAGCATGCAGGCGGTGACAACTCTGGTGACTTTGCTTCTTACCTGATGAGCAGGGCAAAGAGTGAGGGCTTGCAAGATGACAAGGTCTGGATCAACTGTGTGCACTTGATCCTCGGAACCCCAGAGGCCATGCCGTCCTCCATCATCAGCACCATCTACCACTTGTTGACGACGCCCTACGCATATGCCGAAGCCGTAAAAGAGATCCGCGAGGCCTTCAAGTCTTCGGATGAAATCACGGCTCAGGATGTTCAGAACCTGCCCTACCTGCTCGCTTGCTTCCGGGAGACGCTGCGCAGACGTCCAACCATCCCCGGAACTCTCACTCGCCAAGTCCCAAAATCTGGAGGTTGGATC TGCGGCAAGTTCGTCCGAGGAgacaccatcgtcggcgtcaacCAGTTCGCAGCCTCTCGATCGGCCTCCAACTTCCACGACGCCGACTCTTATCGGCCCGAGCGTTGGCTTGATCCCAGACCAGCCGAGTTCGAGAGTGACGACCGCGATGCTTTCAACCCGTTTGGCTACGGCCCTAGGAAGTGCATTGCAAGAAATCTAGCCCATCTCACCACCCAGACCTTTCTCGCCAAGCTGCTCTGGGAGTTCGACATGGAgctcgacgagtcgagtcggAACTGGGATGATCAGGGCCTCTATGTTCTTGCACGGCGGGGTCCGCTGCTGGTGAGTTTGAGGAGGGCGACCCATTAA
- a CDS encoding C6 zinc finger domain protein produces the protein MESQPSRSRPKKTDICDETRPECVACVQRGIQCSGYQRPVTFKDVTSRAAESSKRFEEARWKALRLEDDRRKRRRIEPLEEPLSASQSPSGNVTALPQSTPPSMETLPAPLPPWSHTNTDGWLGGSFTLPWSLFETSSGLVSNALLQEDQSHERAVTSEEDSPSEDNMTTAPAKPLNSLVAVSRGEQPDPLLPTEAPSPALALMSWDEFIVPDGSSPGSTRSTTSPSSPLGDPTTDSRLSLPLEEVLIQHFDRNVVPSIPVTLAFPNLFRQSNCFRFAVLALAASNMKLLQPLPLNAKRLREAFDDKSVWLYYDTAVKGLQAQLHNIDNHHGEELAGAALLLAYHELEAGTALGIRNHATGLDAIASKLDFAASSVPDLFKAWRMLRYDVRFMMTPTRRTCNAADVFDVASLLDPQLAIRDILSRLFSLHARFAMEASFTQDNTVEGGSASEKAAIWLMSVLGRACDHRNFRLRDFHKDDLTPDFILRQCDIFAHRLDNWYKALCDHDMPTVRLGSDSDIVSGPTFETFVTYKFADERKAQEYVIYLVCRMTCSYLRSVFNPSVKSSATDALGKVILGIVCGMNMQQRQQFTVLRLDLLLKMAASLSEGTNFITTILDSILPRVMSFGFTGPDMIAWTYLRSSLEFELRERRKGRAIRMTIDGWEEDCEMWELVNSHAVAAFGDYNGKGYFRDCYVIKGLG, from the exons ATGGAATCGCAGCCCTCACGTTCACGTCCCAAAAAGACCGACATC TGTGACGAGACGCGCCCAGAGTGTGTCGCGTGTGTTCAAAGAGGGATACAGTGCAGCGGTTACCAACGCCCTGTCACCTTCAAGGATGTCACCTCCCGAGCGGCAGAGTCATCAAAGCGGTTTGAGGAGGCAAGGTGGAAAGCCCTTCGTCTCGAAGATGATCGACGAAAGCGACGTCGTATAGAACCACTCGAGGAACCTTTATCCGCGTCCCAGAGTCCATCCGGCAATGTGACGGCATTGCCACAAAGCACTCCTCCCTCAATGGAGACCTTACCAGCACCGCTGCCCCCGTGGAGCCACACCAATACCGATGGCTGGCTCGGCGGCTCGTTCACGTTGCCGTGGTCGCTGTTCGAGACGTCCAGCGGCTTGGTCTCTAATGCACTACTCCAGGAGGACCAATCTCACGAGAGGGCAGTGACCTCAGAAGAGGATTCACCGAGCGAAGACAACATGACCACAGCACCTGCTAAACCACTCAACAGCCTGGTTGCTGTTTCAAGGGGAGAGCAACCCGATCCACTGCTACCTACAGAAGCCCCGAGTCCGGCGTTGGCGCTCATGTCTTGGGACGAGTTCATTGTTCCCGACGGTTCATCGCCTGGGTCAACAAGGTCAACCACATCCCCGTCGTCTCCTCTGGGGGACCCAACAACTGACTCCCGTCTTTCTCTGCCACTGGAGGAGGTGCTTATCCAGCATTTTGACCGGAACGTCGTTCCTTCTATACCGGTGACTCTTGCTTTTCCGAACCTATTCCGCCAAAGCAACTGCTTTCGATTCGCCGTCCTTGCACTCGCCGCGAGCAACATGAAGCTGTTGCAACCTCTTCCACTCAACGCAAAGCGTCTTCGGGAGGCTTTCGATGACAAGAGTGTCTGGCTATACTACGACACGGCGGTCAAAGGGCTCCAAGCTCAGTTGCACAATATCGATAACCATCACGGGGAGGAGCTGGCTGGCGCGGCTTTGCTCCTGGCTTATCATGAGCTCGAGGCTGGGACGGCCCTGGGCATCCGAAATCATGCCACCGGCCTTGATGCTATTGCTTCCAAGTTAGACTTCGCCGCTTCCTCGGTGCCCGACCTCTTCAAAGCCTGGCGCATGCTCCGGTACGACGTGCGGTTTATGATGacaccgacgaggaggacttGCAACGCCGCAGACGTCTTTGACGTCGCAAGCCTACTCGACCCCCAACTTGCCATCCGGGACATTCTATCAAGACTTTTCAGTCTGCACGCGCGGTTCGCGATGGAGGCGTCCTTCACCCAAGACAACACCGTTGAGGGTGGCAGCGCTTCCGAAAAGGCCGCAATATGGCTAATGTCTGTCCTCGGCAGAGCATGCGACCACCGCAATTTCCGCCTGCGCGACTTCCACAAGGATGATCTGACGCCAGACTTCATCCTTAGGCAGTGTGACATCTTCGCCCACCGTCTGGACAACTGGTACAAGGCTTTATGCGACCACGACATGCCAACTGTCAGGCTGGGCAGCGATTCGGACATAGTCAGCGGTCCCACATTCGAAACCTTTGTCACCTACAAGTTCGCGGACGAGCGCAAAGCCCAGGAGTACGTCATCTATCTCGTGTGTCGAATGACATGCAGCTACCTTCGCTCGGTTTTCAACCCTTCTGTGAAATCGTCGGCGACAGACGCCTTGGGCAAGGTGATTCTGGGCATCGTTTGTGGTATGAACATGCAGCAGAGACAGCAGTTCACAGTTCTTCGACTTGACCTGCTCCTGAAAATGGCGGCGAGCTTGTCTGAAGGGACCAACTTCATAACCACGATTCTCGACAGCATCCTTCCGAGGGTTATGTCGTTCGGTTTCACTGGGCCTGACATGATCGCTTGGACTTACCTCCGGTCGTCCCTGGAATTTGagttgagagagaggaggaagggacGGGCTATCAGAATGACAATTGacgggtgggaggaggactGCGAGATGTGGGAGCTGGTAAACagccacgccgtcgccgccttcggaGACTACAACGGGAAGGGATATTTCAGGGATTGTTACGTCATCAAGGGTTTGGGGTGA
- a CDS encoding Integral membrane protein pth11-like protein: protein MGDSEAAAAVAAGRVPPEISLAYLEEDRDTPSMDASIFMFALTLVIVNGRAASRFYLRKVFGIDDILAVISMAMFIAFLPLCIILINIGSGRHFEFIQFVMTQEILERTEILDFTAHLVYTSALLFCRFSGLAFYYRVCSVHSRFLLAIKGAALFLVAGYITQMLLIIFHCLPVTALWPYEWQSQFNEYKCLPWGFVYGINSAVSLLCDFVLFGIPIAMLRMLDMPRKRKIQLACILLPGVGVVAISVARLILVINGQWQPDQSWIYSPLLAIEVSEIGATLIALSIPGIRPLAEEAFKRTVSLFGRCFPKLQRKRGRSSIHSDLWYETPPWQTKPTPTRSDFKSKDLKSSMGLELKALQSPSKSLESPTNRGRQQPRPESTNLWMFDKD from the exons ATGGGCGACTCTGAggcagcagccgccgtcgcggccggccGCGTACCACCGGAAATCAGCCTCGCATACCTAGAAGAGGACAGGGACACGCCGTCGATGGACGCCTCGATATTCATGTTCGCACTCACGCTGGTGATTGTGAACGGCCGGGCCGCCTCGCGATTCTACCTTCGCAAAGTCTTCGGGATAGACGACATACTCGCTGTGATATCGATG GCAATGTTCATAGCCTTCCTCCCGCTGTGCATCATCCTAATCAACATCGGTTCTGGTCGACATTTTGAATTCATTCAGTTTGTCATGACCCAGGAGATTTTAGAACGGACCGAAATCCTCGACTTCACCGCGCATCTCGTCTACACGAGCGCGCTACTATTTTGCCGGTTCTCTGGTTTGGCGTTCTACTACCGCGTTTGTAGTGTTCACAGCCGGTTTCTCCTGGCGATCAAGGGGGCCGCCCTCTTTCTTGTCGCCGGGTACATCACGCAGATGCTACTCATTATCTTTCACTGTCTCCCCGTCACGGCCCTCTGGCCCTATGAATGGCAATCACAGTTCAACGAGTACAAATGTCTGCCGTGGGGCTTTGTTTACGGAATCAACTCGGCGGTCTCACTCCTTTGCGACTTTGTGCTGTTCGGAATACCGATCGCGATGCTGCGGATGCTGGACATGCCCCGGAAACGAAAGATTCAACTCGCCTGTATTCTCCTGCCGGGTGTTGG GGTTGTTGCGATCTCGGTTGCTCGTCTCATACTCGTCATCAACGGACAGTGGCAACCAGACCAGTCATGGATTTACAGTCCACTCCTCGCAATTGAGGTGTCGGAAATCGGCGCCACTCTCATCGCCTTATCAATTCCTGGTATAAGACCTCTGGCGGAGGAGGCTTTCAAGAGGACTGTCTCACTATTCGGCCGGTGTTTCCCCAAACTCCAAAGGAAGCGAGGGCGATCGAGCATTCACTCGGATCTGTGGTACGAGACACCGCCATGGCAGACGAAGCCTACGCCAACGAGATCGGATTTCAAGTCAAAGGATTTGAAGAGTAGTATGGGCTTGGAGCTGAAAGCACTCCAGAGTCCCAGCAAGTCCCTGGAAAGCCCAACGAACAGGGGCAGACAACAACCAAGGCCAGAAAGCACGAATCTCTGGATGTTTGACAAAGATTAA
- a CDS encoding Riboflavin transporter MCH5: protein MGKATTTSGPGAEAADETRCSAPPEVRGSPEPNPPRTDPESHPEPVPITPVQSPGVNAIHADEYPEGGREALVVLFGTWCVLFCTFGLGNSIGVFQTYYVNHALRQYSSSTISWITSFMQWTLNFMPIVWGFAFDKYGARWILVFGTVTYVFGMMMVSLATEYYQFFLAQSIVCPIGASAVTSASMSCLVTWFHRRRATAFGIMMSGSSFGGIILPIMIPRLIDSVGFPWAMRAVGFMFLGLLTVACFTVKSRLPPQKKPVDFGEYFRGIREPTMMSTVFGLFLVFWGLFLPYNFVILQAKAQSMDDNLVIYLLPIMHAVGIIGRVVPGLFADKIGRYNIMIIIATLTGIACLALWIPIQNNAGILVFTAAFGFLSSGLTSIGPTLIAQISDIREIGARTGTAFAFQSFGALTGSPIASAIVDARGGEYLGLQLFCGFSILASAGVFASARHVQAGGFKLKKV, encoded by the exons ATGGGGAAAGCCACGACGACATCGGGCCCGGGCGCTGAGGCCGCTGACGAAACCCGATGCTCGGCCCCGCCCGAAGTGAGGGGAAGCCCAGAGCCGAATCCTCCCCGGACGGATCCTGAGAGTCATCCCGAGCCGGTCCCAATCACCCCCGTCCAGAGCCCTGGCGTCAACGCAATCCACGCTGACGAGTATCCTGAGGGCGGCAGAGAGGCGCTGGTCGTCTTGTTCGGCACGTGGTGCGTCCTCTTCTGCaccttcggcctcggcaacaGCATCGGTGTCTTCCAGACGTACTACGTCAACCACGCGCTCCGCCAGTATTCCTCGTCCACTATTTCGTGGATCACAAGTTTCATGCAATGGACCTTGAACTTTATGCCCATCGTA TGGGGCTTCGCCTTCGATAAGTACGGCGCACGCTGgatcctcgtcttcggcaccGTGACGTACGTCTTTGGCATGATGATGGTGTCCCTGGCAACCGAGTACTACCAGTTCTTCCTCGCGCAGAGCATCGTCTGTCccatcggcgccagcgcCGTGACCAGCGCGAGCATGTCGTGTCTCGTGACCTGGTTTCATCGCAGGCGCGCAACTGCCTTCGGCATCATGATGTCTGGCTCCTCGTTTGGCGGCATCATCCTGCCCATCATGATCCCGAGGCTGATCGACTCCGTCGGGTTCCCCTGGGCGATGCGCGCCGTCGGATTCATGTTCCTCGGGCTTCTCACCGTCGCCTGCTTTACTGTCAAGTCTCGACTCCCGCCTCAGAAGAAGCCGGTGGACTTTGGAGAATATTTCCGGGGCATCCGGGAACCGACAATGATGTCGACTGTGTTCGGACTGTTCTTGGTCTTCTGGGGGCTATTCCTTCCGTATAATTTTGTCATCCTGCAGGCCAAAGCACAAAGCATGGATGACAATCTTGTCATCTACCTGTTACCGATCATGCATGCCGTTGG TATCATCGGGCGTGTCGTACCTGGCCTCTTCGCAGACAAGATAGGCCGGTACAATATCATGATCATCATCGCCACATTGACAGGAATCGCCTGCCTGGCCCTCTGGATACCGATCCAAAACAACGCCGGCATTCTCGTCTTCACAGCGGCCTTCGGCTTCCTTTCCTCGGGCCTGACGTCCATCGGGCCTACCTTGATCGCCCAGATATCCGACATTAGGGAGATCGGCGCGCGGACCGGCACCGCGTTCGCGTTCCAGTCATTCGGCGCGCTCACAGGCAGCCCAATTGCGagcgccatcgtcgacgcGCGTGGGGGAGAATACCTGGGCCTGCAGCTGTTTTGTGGGTTCTCGATCctggcgtcggcgggcgtTTTCGCGTCGGCGCGGCATGTGCAGGCGGGAGGCTTCAAGTTGAAAAAGGTTTGA
- a CDS encoding Rgs domain protein, which produces MDVSKERNTRREEEDTESQTTKSSKFTLHFPEWLIWYKKPEYRDFKEYAAAIRSGKRPMSRDGREKSPIPARLSLEKVLANETCSPMSLYDFYMYLKYIEFSPENLEFFVWFRNYQASYAKTGSLNNFPLGEKEVEKSTSSRNSLTDSAIDTAALKLPSIQMSEFECDPDAADETMTNIVHLIAPETACQPNSRVGPTGRDRIRSWANACAKPVCSNSAPNVIPARIAPNSAYRAELNAVVKNFLLPGSEKELNIPPALRDQALLDLQHSSDPAHLKPIADHVYGLLKNCSHRNFVRLGVSNGTFETLCMATSMGIVLTIAGFLCVLLRAFVPFMGAHSRWNAFAPWPLWFVGMSLILSGLRGSCFFLLLFTRRQPLPWERFDDSASLLSQRTGLMKFLSRMMIFDRKIRVKDVHLRRLQHKIVLQAMVGGAVFSSLSVLLFVLLPVWSQTTKLGI; this is translated from the exons ATGGACGTAAGCAAAGAAAGAAATACgagaagggaggaggaggatacCGAAAGTCAAACGACCAAGTCGTCCAAGTTCACCCTCCACTTCCCCGAGTGGTTGATCTGGTACAAGAAGCCCGAGTATCGGGATTTCAAAGAGTATGCTGCCGCTATCAGGTCTGGAAAAAGGCCCATGAGCAGGGACGGACGAGAAAAGAGTCCTATCCCGGCACGGTTGAGTTTGGAAAAGGTTCTCGCGAACGAGACAT GCTCTCCCATGTCACTGTATGACTTTTACATGTATCTCAAGTACATCGAGTTCTCCCCTGAGAACCTCGAGTTTTTCGTTTG GTTCCGCAACTATCAAGCGTCATACGCAAAGACAGGAAGCCTCAATAACTTCCCCCTCGGCGAGAAGGAAGTCGAAAAGTCAACCTCATCTAGGAATAGCTTGACGGATAGCGCCATCGACACAGCCGCCCTAAAGCTCCCATCTATCCAAATGTCCGAGTTCGAATGTGATCCCGATGCAG CCGACGAGACCATGACCAACATCGTGCACCTCATCGCCCCGGAAACCGCCTGCCAGCCCAACAGTAGAGTCGGTCCGACCGGTCGCGACCGCATCAGGTCATGGGCCAACGCCTGCGCGAAGCCCGTCTGCTCCAACAGCGCCCCCAACGTCATCCCGGCCCGCATCGCCCCGAATTCCGCATACCGCGCCGAGCTCAATGCCGTCGTCAAGAACTTCCTCCTGCCCGGGTCGGAGAAGGAGCTCAATATCCCGCCCGCGCTGCGCGACcaggccctcctcgacctccagCACTCGTCCGACCCGGCCCACCTCAAGCCCATCGCCGACCACGTTTACGGCCTGCTCAAGAACTGCTCGCACCGCAACTTCGTGAGACTCGGCGTTTCCAACGGCACCTTTGAGACGCTCTGCATGGCCACCAGCATGGGCATCGTcctcaccatcgccggcttCCTCTGTGTCCTCCTCCGTGCTTTCGTGCCGTTCATGGGCGCACACAGCCGATGGAACGCCTTCGCCCCCTGGCCCCTCTGGTTCGTCGGCATGTCCCTCATCCTGTCGGGCCTGCGCGGAAGCTGCTTCTTCCTGCTCCTCTTCACGAGGCGCCAGCCCCTCCCCTGGGAGCGCTTCGACGACAGCGCCTCGCTCCTGTCGCAGCGCACGGGGCTCATGAAGTTCCTCTCGCGGATGATGATCTTTGACCGCAAGATCCGGGTCAAGGACGTCCACCTGCGGCGGCTGCAGCACAAGATCGTGCTTCAGGCCATGGTTGGAGGCGCCGTCTTTTCGAGTTTGAGCGTGTTGCTGTTCGTGCTGCTGCCGGTCTGGTCACAGACGACAAAGTTGGGCATCTGA
- a CDS encoding Metalloprotease 1 yields MLPVEFDPYNRVHYDLNHEITRRSATISAVALYDVQHRSSLDLNVGCNIMRLNSLVAGIAGLAMVSLATAQEKCGSEEPAPEAYKAAVGLRAAQRAEGISAGYLSKREEGLLITTYLHVVEDEAHRGFVTDTMINDQPSGFACTTLTAEQMRVLNETFAPHNIQFVVKNLTHTVNDAWTRQARIKEKAEALRQGAYDELNIYFETGLMTNPNSATGVGSFPVEDPWNTGINGTSWYTYDGCHVSVGTMPGGPGVPWDPEDNQGKTATHEVGHWFGLFHVFDGFDCYGEGDLIDDTPATMVATVGCPETQDSCPDHPGLDPIHNYMDYTKHACISEFTPLQEERMYRSFNTLRRGR; encoded by the exons ATGCTGCCGGTGGAGTTCGACCCCTACAATCGCGTGCATTATGATCTCAATCACGAGATCACAAGAAGATCGGCGACCATTTCGGCGGTTGCTCTTTACGACGTC CAACATCGGTCCTCTTTGGATCTCAACGTCGGCTGCAACATCATGAGACTCAACTCTTTAGTTGCTGGTATCGCCGGGCTGGCGATGGTGTCGCTGGCGACCGCGCAGGAGAAGTGCGGCAGCGAGGAACCGGCCCCCGAAGCCTACAAAGCCGCTGTTGGTTTGCGCGCCGCACAGCGCGCCGAAGGCATCTCGGCTGGATATCTCAGCAAGCGCGAGGAGGGACTGCTCATCACGACGTACCTgcacgtcgtcgaggatgaggcGCATCGGGGATTTGTAACGGACACGATGATCAATGACCAG CCCAGTGGGTTCGCGTGCACGACACTGACCGCCGAGCAGATGAGAGTCCTCAACGAGACCTTCGCCCCGCACAACATCCAGTTCGTAGTCAAGAACCTCACCCACACCGTCAACGACGCCTGGACGCGCCAGGCCCGCATCAAagagaaggccgaggccctccgCCAGGGCGCCTACGACGAGCTCAACATCTACTTCGAGACGGGCCTCATGACGAACCCCAACTCCGCcaccggcgtcggcagctTCCCCGTCGAGGACCCCTGGAACACGGGCATCAACGGCACCTCGTGGTATACCTACGACGGCTGCCACGTCAGCGTCGGCACCATGCCCGGCGGACCCGGCGTCCCCTGGGACCCCGAAGACAACCAGGGCAAGACGGCGACGCACGAGGTCGGGCACTGGTTTGGGCTGTTCCACGTCTTTGACGGGTTCGACTGCTACGGCGAGGGGGACCTGATCGATGACACGCCCGCGACCATGGTCGCCACGGTCGGGTGTCCGGAGACTCAGGATTCTTGTCCTGATCACCCTGGGCTAGATCCAATCCACAACTATATGGACTACACGAAACACGCATG TATTTCCGAGTTTACGCCTCTCCAGGAGGAGCGAATGTACCGTTCTTTCAACACGTTAAGACGGGGGAGATGA